Genomic window (Rosa chinensis cultivar Old Blush chromosome 6, RchiOBHm-V2, whole genome shotgun sequence):
ACAGTAATCACCACCTACTCCTTTGTTAATCCTTTTTCCAATTATGATAACGCCTGGAAGTAGCACCCTGTGGactagttttttttattattgattGATTTGCAGGCAATGAAGCTGGAGTCGAGCCAACTATATACCTCAAAGTATGTGAATGATCGCATTTCAATTGCCCATCCACTTAGTTAATGCTTTTTATATTGACAATTGGATAACATCACATATCAGATTGTTTGATATTTACAGAATTTTGATAATATATCGAGTAATTAATAGTTCAATCTTTCATATGATCTCAGGGAATGGTACTTAGCTGTCCGCATACAAATACTGATATTGAAACAAATGCCAAAGTAATTTTTGCCCATAGGATGGCTCTAATATCAGATTCAATGTACGAGGTAGGAAGTGATCAATAATTAATTACATTTCCTTTCTTGTAAAAGTTTCCTAGGCAGGGTAGGAACAACATGTTCATTATATGTTTACATAATTACCATTGGTATTTTCAGTCTGCCAAAAACAGTTGCAATGGAGATTATGTGGATACAACCACTGCAGCATGCACAGAAAGTCTCAGTGCTATAACCCAGGTTTGCATAATCGTCGTCCTCCTCATCATCGTCATCCTCATTGTCTCTTATTACATTTGATTTGTTTAATGGGGTTCGTTTACTACTAGTAGTGTGACCATTTTACATAATGTGCAGTGCATTGCTGAAATAAGTGTAACCAGTACTTTGGATCCCGATTGCACTTTCTTGTCCccgaaagaaaaggaagaagaggaagaaaaggaagaaaaagccGCCAGAAGATCTCTCAGACAAAACCCCATCAGGAGTTCATTAAGCCTACCATCATCAATTACAAACCATAAAGATTTTTATTGCCATGTAAGTCTCTCACGCTGTGTATTAATTTACCTCTTTGTCACGGCCTAACCCGAAAGAAGACACATTAGTCGAATTGAGGTGTAAATCGCATCTATATTACAGAAGATCTGTTCTCTATAATTAGGATGTGAAATAATCCCACTTTGAGAAATGAAATAGTTCCAAGGTTTTATTCAAAAATAGTGTAACACTAATGGTTATCTGGTTATTATTTCCTCAATTTATATGGCAGAATTTCCCTTATTTGCTTTCTGATGTATGGGGAAATGATGAAGGCGTCCAAGAGGCTCTTCATGTTCGACCGGTAATTGCTTTCTGATCTCAGAACTCTGGCTTAATATACTGTATTCTTTTCCAGTGTACTCATTTGATTCTCAATCATAAAAAATTTTCATACCGTCAAGattcccaaaaacaaaacaaaaatcatctGATAGGTCAAGTCTTTAATTAAGACATTGCTTTTAATGTTGTTATTTCTGAATTTTTCAACAGGGAACTGTCAAAATATTTTTTAGGTGCAACGTTAGTCTCTCTTACACTGTAGACACCGATGATGCCGTCGCTTATCACAAGAATCTGACCGACACAGGCCTGCAATTACTGGTTTTCAGGTAAGAAATCACTTTTAGTTAAGAACTTGAATGTTAGGTACAGATCATTGTTAAGTTTTCTGATACAAACTTTTGTGTTCTCGCAGTGGTGACCATGACATGGTTATTCCACATAATGGTATTGAGTACTGGATAACCACATTAGACCTCACTCTCGACACCGATTGGCGTCCTTGGTTTGTTGGTGGTCAAGTCGCGGGGTGAGTTTAATCACATCATCGAGTTCATATGTCGCATTtattaaattcaaaattttcaaccGAAAATCTTTGTATATCATTCTAATAAAATCTTCAGTAAGACGGGCGGTGTACAATGTAATTGTGAGAGAAAGAGCTTATAACACCGTCTTATCCTAAAGTAATTGCATTCTACGTACTAATGCTGCAATATATATTGTTTTAGGTACACAAGGAGGTATACAAACGATGGATATCGCTTGACATATGCAACTATTAAGGTAAGACAACAGTTATCTTCAGCTTCTTCTGATTTCTCTGTTTCTtcaaaatttcttattttattgattaatcCTATGCAGGGAGCTGGTCACTCACCTCACGAGTACAAACGCAAGGAGGTTTTTGACATGTTCGATAGGTGG
Coding sequences:
- the LOC112172842 gene encoding serine carboxypeptidase-like 18 gives rise to the protein MGSKASSLCLHFLLLLLLSGTVLSVHWPVKSLPGYSGDLPFNLETGYISVDEIEFFYYFVESQGNPGADPVLLYLNGGPGCSGLNGFFYQIGPLKFNITDYTGGLPTLMYEPETWTKTASIIFLDAPVGAGFSYANDSAAWTTTDTQAASQYNDFLRSWIDEHPDFSTNPVYIGSDSYAGINLPILAQDIINSNEAGVEPTIYLKGMVLSCPHTNTDIETNAKVIFAHRMALISDSMYESAKNSCNGDYVDTTTAACTESLSAITQCIAEISVTSTLDPDCTFLSPKEKEEEEEKEEKAARRSLRQNPIRSSLSLPSSITNHKDFYCHNFPYLLSDVWGNDEGVQEALHVRPGTVKIFFRCNVSLSYTVDTDDAVAYHKNLTDTGLQLLVFSGDHDMVIPHNGIEYWITTLDLTLDTDWRPWFVGGQVAGYTRRYTNDGYRLTYATIKGAGHSPHEYKRKEVFDMFDRWIHYYPL